TGTGACGATTTCTGCTTATACAAGTTACGGCAAAATTCGCTCAGACTACCCGGTTTATCTCAACGAAGATTCCAACAAGCAGCAGGCAAGAGTTGAATTGGGAGACGGCAGCACTCTGGTCAGAATCGAGACCAGCGGCAATATAACACTGCGGAAAGAATAGCCAAGCGCTGCCAGCGCCTTTGGGCGCTGGCAGCGATAACCGTTTGAGAATATAATCTCAAACAAAAACCTCAAAAAGTCTCCGCATAATTCCATAAAAAAGATCAAATTATAACTTTATCTGTCATGTCGGCGGAACAAATTACCGATAAGATAATTAGAGACTTACGTCCAAAATATTTTTCTTCCTGAACTTAATGAACTGAAAGCGTATAATAATAAAATCGAAATTTTTAAGCAATTTTCTGAAATATTTCTATGTTATATAAAAAAGCATACTATTCGAACGGAGACCGAATTATGAAAAAGATTCATAAACAAACTTTCACGGACTGGAAAGCCGCTCTTATCGTCCTGTTTTCACTTTTACTCCTTCCAATTCAAAACCTGAGAAGTGCTGAAGAATTAAAACCAAAAGACTCACATAGCGTGGCGGCACCGGTCATCGCAAAACTCCTTCGCAAGTATCATTACAATCACCAAAAAATTGATGATGCTCTGTCATCGGAAACGCTGGATTTGTACATCGAAAGTTTGGATCGGTCGCGTTTATACTTTCTGGCCTCCGATATCTCCGAATTTGAAAAATTCCGTTACACTCTGGATGATATTATTTTCTCAGGCGATTTGGAGCCGGTTTTCCAGATTTTCAACACCTGGAAAACACGTGCGGAACACAGAATTGAATTTGCAACAAATCGCCTTGACAAAGAATTTGATTTCACAATTGATGAAAACTTCACCCTGGATCGCAGTGAAGCGGAATGGGCGATAACTTCCAGCGAACTCGACGAGCTCTGGCGGAAGAAACTCAAAAACGAGGCACTGGGTCTGAGGCTTGCCGATCAGGAATCGTCGAAAATAAAAAAGAAGTTAAAAAAACGGTACGCGACCCGGCTGAAAAATATCAACCAATACAATTCGGAAGACGTCTTTCAGCTTTTTATAAATTCGCTTTCCGAAACATTTGATCCACACACCAGCTATTTTTCACCGGTTTCCTCTGAAAATTTTAATATCGACATGAGCCTTTCGCTGCAAGGTATTGGCGCGCAATTGACCACAGAAGATGAATACACAAAAGTGGTTCGCATCATTACGGGCGGCCCGGCCGATAAAAGCAAGCTAATTTTGGCAAATGATAAAATAATTGGTGTTGCGCAGGGAAAAGACGGTCAAATGGTCGATGTGATTGGCTGGCGTCTTGACGATGTTGTACAAAAAATCCGCGGTAAAAAAGGCTCGACGGTTCGTTTGGAAATTATCCAGGCGGAGAGCCCGGCCGGAAACCCCCCAAAAGAAATCATTTTGGTGCGCGATAAAGTGGTCATCGAAGAGCGGGCGGCAAAAAGTGACACGGTCGAGTTCGATCATGAAGGAAGGAACTATAAACTTGGCGTCATAACCATACCTTCTTTTTATATTGATTTGGATGCCAAGCGAAAGAGAGACAGAAACTATAAAAGCACCACCCGGGATGTTCGCCGGTTGATTAAAGAATTGCAGGGAGCCGGAGTTGATGGAATTGTCATCGATCTGCGTAACAACGGCGGCGGCTCTTTGCAGGAAGCCATTGAGTTAACCGGACTCTTTATTAAAGAGGGTCCGGTCGTGCAGCAGAAAGATTTGCGTGGATCAAAACGAGTTGAATACGATCCCGACCCAGAAATCGTATATGAAGGACCGCTTTCTGTTATTGTAAACCGTTACAGCGCTTCGGCATCAGAAATTTTTGCAGCGGCGATTCAGGATTATGATCGTGGAATCATTTTAGGCAGTCAAACTTTTGGCAAAGGAACGGTTCAAAACCTTCTGAGTCTAAACCGGTTCATGCGTTTCGACGATGAAAAAGTGGGGCAGCTAAAAATAACGGTTGCAAAGTTTTACAGAATTACCGGCGCTTCAACCCAGCATCGCGGCGTTATGCCGGATATTAATTTTCCTTCCATCTATAATGAATTCAACTACCTCGGTGAAGACAAACAAGATCACGCCCTGCCCTGGGATGAAATTTCTCCGGCCATGTTTCAGTCGGATGATCGCGTTTCAATGTATTTATCAGCCTTAAGTTTAAACTCTAAAAAACGATTGGCCAAGAACACCGAGTTTCAATATCTTGTTGAAAACATCGACCGTTATAAAAAAGAAAGGGAGAAAAATACAATTTCGCTAAATGAGGCGACACGCAAGACCTATAGTGAGGAAAGAGAAGCCGTTAAACTTAAAAGAGTCAATGAAAGACGTGCTGCAAAAGGTCTGAAACCGTTGAAAAAAGGTGAGAAGATTGCAAGAGAAGATCGAGCTCCGGACACTTTATTCAAAGAGAGTCAATTTATTCTGGCGGATTTGATTGCCTTGTCCGATCCTGATCACGCCACCAAGATTGCGAAAACGGCTGAAAAAATGCACCAACCTAAGGGCGCCAGAAGTGAAACCGTTAACCGCAACAAAAACTGATAATAGAATAGTTTGAGATTAAAAGCCTTCATGCATTTTGTGTGAAGGCTTTTTTATTTGATCGATGAGTTCCGAAATAGAACCTACTCTGGCGTTACATAAGCTGCAGTAATTCCTCCATCCACAGAAAATGCTGTGCCATTTATATAAGAAGATTCATCGCTTGCCAGAAAAAGAGCTGCCTGCGCTATATCCGTGGCTTGCGCAAACCGGCCGGGCGGGATATGAACCAGCCTTCGCCGGCGCTTTTCGGGATCGGAAAGTAGCTCCTGCAAAAGCGGTGTCTCAACCGGGCCGGGGCAAAGCGCATTGGCGCGAATATTCTGCCGTGCAAATTCCACTGCAATTTCACGGGTCATGGCGAGCACACCGCCCTTAGATGCCGTGTAAGCAATTTGCGACGTAGCCGCTCCCATCAAAGCAACGAATGAGGCTGTGTTGATAATCGAGCCGCCTCCCGCTCGCTGCAAAGCCGGGATGCCATACTTACATCCTAAAAACACGCCTTTCAAGTTCACTTGCATCACCAGATCCCAAACATCTTCTTCTGTGTCAAGAACGGAGCCATCCTTGTCCGGGAAAATACCGGCATTATTGAAAAGCACATTTAATTCTCCCAACGTATCTTCCGCGTGTTGAATCATTGCCTGCACTTCATTTGCATTTGAAACATCCGCACGGAAGAAACTCGCTTCTCCATTTGTCTTTTTAATTTCCTCTACGGTTTTTTTACCTAACTCTTCTTTTAAGTCGACCACCAATACTTTCGCACCTTCCCTGGCAAACAAAAGTGCGGATTCCCGGCCGATACCGCTGCCAGAGCCGGTTATAAGTGCAACTTTATCTTTTAATCGCATAAATACTGTTCCTTATTTTTATACCTATTCTGAACGAGATTCCCCCAGAGATGTCATCTGCGCTTTTATCTTTTTTCGTGTTCATGTGAGTAATTCGTGATTGAAGAAGCTTCCACAAAAGCTTTAAAAAGTCGTTGGTGGTGCGGATCCTCCGGAGATATCTCAGGGTGCCATAAAACCGCGAGCATCCACGGGTGAGTTTTATGCTCCAGCGCCTCAATCAGACCATCTGGCGCCTGCGCAGAAATTCGCCAAACCTCTGGCACTGTCCGAATTCCTTGATGATGTTGTGATTTCACATTCACCTCGTTTGAGCCCATAATTTCAGCAAGCCGGCTTCCTTGTTCAATTTGAACCGGATGTTCAGAAGCTTCACCAACGTTTAGCCGATGTAAGATTGAATCACCCAATTCATCCGGGACATCTTCAATCAACTTACCGCCGGTCGCAACATTCAGCAATTGTGAGCCACGACAAATACCCAGACTTGGTATCGAATTCTTTAACACCTCTTCTGCGAGAGCCAATTCAAACTCATCCCGCTCCGGATCGACGCCCGCAATTGTTGAATGTGAATTGCCGCCATAAATACTCGGCTCGATATCTCCGCCACCCGCGAAAATAAGTCCATCTACAAGTTCTAAGATTATGCCGACGCTTTTTTCACCCGGAGGTAACAGAATTGGAATCCCGCCCGCGCTACGAACGGAGTGGACATATGAACCGGGAAGATAGTAGTTATCGTCCTTTTTACGGCCGTAGGTTGTGATGCCAATAATCGGCGATTGGCGAGAATCGTTCATAATATTTTCTTAGTTGGATAGTGTTTAAGTTTTAGAGTGTGACTGTGTCAAAGTAATCTTTTATAATCTTCCCCCGATTTAGTGGACACCTTGAAAAACCTTAACACACCAGCACGATAACGCTTGGAGAACTAGCACCTTTCAAAATATCTTTCCCGTTCCCAACTCGTCACCACTTCATCAAATTTTCGCTGCTCGGTCCGAAAGAAGTGTAAATAATGCTCTATGACTTCTTTGCCAAGTGCTTTATGAAGCCACTTACTTTGGGCCATTTCGGCAATGGCTTCATTCAAGCTTTTAGGAACCTGCGGAATATCTTGTGCCGTATAAACGTCTCCCTCAAACAGCGGCGGCGGCTCGATTTTGTTTTCAATTCCATCGAGACCAGCCGCCAATGTTGCAGCAAAAGAGAGGTATGGGTTGGCGTCAGCGCCGGGAGCGCGGCATTCAATACGCAGAGAAGGACCGTGTCCAACGATCCGAAATGCCGCAGTACGGTTATCATAACTCCAGGCAATGCCAGTCGGTGCAAAAGAGCCCGCGACAAAACGTTTGTAGGAAGTTGGGTAAGGCGCATAAAAAGCAAAAATCTCGCGAACGTGCTTCATCCAGCCTCCCAAAAACCATTTGAATAGTGGAGAAGCTTTTACTGACCCGAGTTTTTCTTTTCCGGCAAAAAGCGAATTGATCCCCGATTTATCCCAGAGGCTGGCATGTAAATGCATGCTTGATCCGGCATAGCGTTCGTCCCATTTTGCCATAAAAGAAACGGAGCACTCCTTCTGTATGGCAATTTCCTTTGCCGCGTGTTTGTAAATTACGTGCCGGTCGGCCATCTCCAAAAAATCAGCGTAGCGCAGATTAATCTCCTGCTGGCCCGGCCCCCACTCCCCTTTTGAAAATTCTACAGGGATTCCGGAACGATCTAAATGGTGGCGAATCGCACCGATGACAAATTCTTCTTTCGTCCCCTGCAAAATATGATAATCTTCAATATAACGGCCAATTGTTTCTAAATCGAGGTACTGCTTTTGAGCCGCTTCTTCGTAAGTGTCCTTAAAAACATAAAGCTCCAGTTCAGAGCCGGCCATGGGAATGTAACCTCGTTTGGCGGCTGCTTCAACTTGTTTTTGTAAGATGGTTCTTGGTGCAACTTCGATCAATTCATCCTTTTCTTCATTAGCAACATCGCATAAAACCAGGGCTGTTTTTTCAAGCCAACTTGCCAACCGCAACGTGTTCATATCAGGAACAAGGCGAACATCACCGTAGCCGTCAGCCCAACTGGTAAAAGCATACCCTGGCACCGGGTCCATTTCCATATCGCAAGCGAGCAGATAGTCGCAGACGTGGATGCTGCCGTCCAATACATCGTCCACGAAAAATTGTCCGGTGATGCGTTTACCCATCAAACGACCGTAGATATCCGGAAAGACCGCGAGGACAGTTTCGATTTCCCCTTTTTCGATCATTTTCTTTAGGGTCTTGATGTCGAGCATGCCCGGAATTTGCTTTGCCGCCATTTCTCCTCCCTTGTAATTAGATGATGCTTGCTGCTGGATTCTGGATGCTGGATGCTG
This candidate division KSB1 bacterium DNA region includes the following protein-coding sequences:
- a CDS encoding carboxy terminal-processing peptidase, with protein sequence MKKIHKQTFTDWKAALIVLFSLLLLPIQNLRSAEELKPKDSHSVAAPVIAKLLRKYHYNHQKIDDALSSETLDLYIESLDRSRLYFLASDISEFEKFRYTLDDIIFSGDLEPVFQIFNTWKTRAEHRIEFATNRLDKEFDFTIDENFTLDRSEAEWAITSSELDELWRKKLKNEALGLRLADQESSKIKKKLKKRYATRLKNINQYNSEDVFQLFINSLSETFDPHTSYFSPVSSENFNIDMSLSLQGIGAQLTTEDEYTKVVRIITGGPADKSKLILANDKIIGVAQGKDGQMVDVIGWRLDDVVQKIRGKKGSTVRLEIIQAESPAGNPPKEIILVRDKVVIEERAAKSDTVEFDHEGRNYKLGVITIPSFYIDLDAKRKRDRNYKSTTRDVRRLIKELQGAGVDGIVIDLRNNGGGSLQEAIELTGLFIKEGPVVQQKDLRGSKRVEYDPDPEIVYEGPLSVIVNRYSASASEIFAAAIQDYDRGIILGSQTFGKGTVQNLLSLNRFMRFDDEKVGQLKITVAKFYRITGASTQHRGVMPDINFPSIYNEFNYLGEDKQDHALPWDEISPAMFQSDDRVSMYLSALSLNSKKRLAKNTEFQYLVENIDRYKKEREKNTISLNEATRKTYSEEREAVKLKRVNERRAAKGLKPLKKGEKIAREDRAPDTLFKESQFILADLIALSDPDHATKIAKTAEKMHQPKGARSETVNRNKN
- a CDS encoding glucose 1-dehydrogenase, which codes for MRLKDKVALITGSGSGIGRESALLFAREGAKVLVVDLKEELGKKTVEEIKKTNGEASFFRADVSNANEVQAMIQHAEDTLGELNVLFNNAGIFPDKDGSVLDTEEDVWDLVMQVNLKGVFLGCKYGIPALQRAGGGSIINTASFVALMGAATSQIAYTASKGGVLAMTREIAVEFARQNIRANALCPGPVETPLLQELLSDPEKRRRRLVHIPPGRFAQATDIAQAALFLASDESSYINGTAFSVDGGITAAYVTPE
- a CDS encoding gamma-glutamyl-gamma-aminobutyrate hydrolase family protein, whose protein sequence is MNDSRQSPIIGITTYGRKKDDNYYLPGSYVHSVRSAGGIPILLPPGEKSVGIILELVDGLIFAGGGDIEPSIYGGNSHSTIAGVDPERDEFELALAEEVLKNSIPSLGICRGSQLLNVATGGKLIEDVPDELGDSILHRLNVGEASEHPVQIEQGSRLAEIMGSNEVNVKSQHHQGIRTVPEVWRISAQAPDGLIEALEHKTHPWMLAVLWHPEISPEDPHHQRLFKAFVEASSITNYSHEHEKR
- a CDS encoding glutamine synthetase; its protein translation is MAAKQIPGMLDIKTLKKMIEKGEIETVLAVFPDIYGRLMGKRITGQFFVDDVLDGSIHVCDYLLACDMEMDPVPGYAFTSWADGYGDVRLVPDMNTLRLASWLEKTALVLCDVANEEKDELIEVAPRTILQKQVEAAAKRGYIPMAGSELELYVFKDTYEEAAQKQYLDLETIGRYIEDYHILQGTKEEFVIGAIRHHLDRSGIPVEFSKGEWGPGQQEINLRYADFLEMADRHVIYKHAAKEIAIQKECSVSFMAKWDERYAGSSMHLHASLWDKSGINSLFAGKEKLGSVKASPLFKWFLGGWMKHVREIFAFYAPYPTSYKRFVAGSFAPTGIAWSYDNRTAAFRIVGHGPSLRIECRAPGADANPYLSFAATLAAGLDGIENKIEPPPLFEGDVYTAQDIPQVPKSLNEAIAEMAQSKWLHKALGKEVIEHYLHFFRTEQRKFDEVVTSWERERYFERC